In Populus alba chromosome 1, ASM523922v2, whole genome shotgun sequence, a single window of DNA contains:
- the LOC118049786 gene encoding putative E3 ubiquitin-protein ligase LIN-2 isoform X1 produces the protein MATSLEELLAKEGFRAGRSGTRARPAFKGEAASMPRYPPGDQGKKDSPSGPSISRIKTERTRSDVTRYTLRGESPVSNSSLSRRPRDDLVRREKLDSRLKTELRCRGSKDVQEDKTLNSDTLEDVKGSEIVEVGVEEDGRFKDIYSDKAYYSERKERSSKGNGSSERYKERKGKDKKVTERRGSNSNEKLLKYTGLSNNNRKSMGQVEEAHESSVRGSKNANGFEDGRRTKNEKSAPAVPEIALDEVAVKAVTSILNGYTKRFLKDAEFRTTLRRNCFSSLAFIETEEGDSVESMAKANLEQAVATVEKVSEAAARANDLKTAALQLSVITGLNSNDLKDEFTSGTPNSRLSACAHIYLSVIYKLQKKDKASARHLLQVFCDSPFLARTLLLSELWNYLLFPHLSHLKTWYKQEADALFRKPSKITKLKFLAKVYNETLDSCTYQFAAYYKDWLTEGVEAPSIPSVDIPFTSQQGGSRDHSSGPASPSAPFSPQPTVSKKLYDAVFGRSSKPRVHEAEDNGKAENFNNGAHTSGSSPIEIKHTVTISFKMVTYPGQDIENHSPEKLPDNTSIPGKGLLTASNEEWKLVEVSVSPGTDLNADTCNSSARQEPEGDTTHMLNSSSHTKENELALKTLAKSVFELQRTEDSGDPTVSDLSHSKKAINSDASSEGPNGIHEHFDEGSIFDSVPHDFICPLTGQLFEDPVTLETGQTFEREAIREWFDQGNKTCPVSGKTLACSTVPLTNSILKLVIDSWKLVKE, from the exons ATGGCAACATCTTTGGAGGAGCTTCTTGCAAAGGAAGGGTTTAGAGCCGGAAGATCAGGGACAAGGGCAAGACCTGCATTCAAAGGAGAAGCTGCAAGTATGCCTCGTTACCCTCCTGGAGACCAAGGCAAAAAGGACTCTCCATCTGGTCCATCTATCAGCAGAATCAAGACTGAAAGGACAAGATCTGATGTCACTCGGTATACTTTGAGAGGAGAATCACCAGTAAGTAATAGTAGTTTAAGTAGGAGACCGAGGGATGATCTGGTTAGAAGAGAAAAACTAGATTCAAGATTGAAGACAGAACTTCGCTGCAGAGGTTCGAAAGATGTGCAGGAAGATAAGACTCTGAATTCTGACACATTGGAAGATGTCAAGGGGAGTGAGATTGTCGAGGTTGGTGTGGAAGAAGATGGGAGATTTAAGGATATATACTCTGATAAAGCATATTATTCAGAAAGAAAGGAGAGGTCATCGAAAGGTAACGGGAGCTCGGAGAGGTATAAAGAGAGGAAAGGGAAGGATAAGAAAGTAACTGAGAGGCGCGGCAGCAATTCTAATGAAAAATTGCTCAAATACACAGGACTGAGCAATAACAACAGGAAAAGTATGGGCCAGGTTGAGGAGGCTCATGAAAGTTCGGTTAGGGGCTCAAAGAATGCCAATGGCTTTGAAGATGGTCGGAGAACAAAGAATGAGAAAAGTGCACCAGCAGTTCCTGAAATTGCTCTTGATGAAGTTGCTGTTAAAGCAGTAACCTCCATCTTAAATGGTTATACCAAGCGTTTTCTTAAAGATGCAGAATTCCGAACCACTCTTCGTCGCAATTGTTTCTCTTCTCTTGCTTTTATCGAAACAGAAGAAGGCGACAGCGTTGAGAGCATGGCCAAGGCCAATCTTGAACAAGCTGTTGCAACAGTGGAAAAGGTTTCCGAGGCAGCTGCAAGGGCAAACGATTTGAAAACAGCTGCTTTGCAGCTTAGTGTGATCACAGGCTTGAACTCAAATGATCTGAAAGATGAATTTACATCAGGAACTCCAAATTCTAGGTTGTCAGCTTGTGCTCACATCTATCTCAGTGTGATTTATAAGCTACAAAAGAAGGACAAGGCTTCAGCTAGGCATCTTTTGCAAGTGTTCTGTGATTCTCCTTTTCTGGCAAGAACACTTTTGTTGTCTGAACTGTGGAACTATCTACTCTTCCCTCATCTTTCTCATCTGAAGACTTGGTACAAACAAGAGGCAGATGCTCTATTCAGGAAGCCAAGCAAGATTACGAAACTGAAGTTTCTTGCCAAAGTTTATAACGAAACTCTGGATTCCTGTACCTATCAATTTGCAGCTTACTACAAGGATTGGCTCACAGAGGGAGTTGAAGCTCCTTCTATTCCTTCTGTCGACATCCCTTTCACGTCACAGCAGGGGGGTTCACGGGATCATTCTTCAGGACCAGCTAGTCCGTCTGCTCCTTTCTCACCCCAGCCGACGGTGAGTAAGAAGCTATATGACGCTGTATTTGGCCGTTCAAGTAAACCTAGAGTTCATGAGGCTGAAGACAATGGGAAGGCAGAAAACTTCAATAATGGTGCACATACTTCTGGTTCTTCTCCTATAGAAATCAAACATACAGTGACGATCTCTTTCAAAATGGTTACATATCCTGGTCAAGATATAGAGAACCATTCCCCTGAGAAATTACCAGATAACACCTCCATTCCT GGTAAGGGGCTCTTAACAGCATCTAACGAAGAATGGAAATTGGTCGAAGTGAGTGTTTCACCAGGCACAGATCTTAATGCTGACACTTGCAACTCTAGTGCAAGGCAAGAACCTGAAGGAGATACTACTCATATGCTAAATTCATCTTCACATACCAAAGAAAACGAGCTAGCCCTCAAGACACTAGCAAAATCTGTTTTCGAACTACAACGAACTGAGGATTCTGGTGATCCCACTGTTTCAGACCTTTCACATTCCAAAAAG GCAATCAACTCAGACGCTTCTAGTGAAG GGCCAAATGGAATTCATGAACATTTTGATGAAGGATCCATTTTTGATAGCGTTCCACACGACTTTATTTGCCCTCTCACCGGACAGTTGTTTGAGGATCCGGTGACCCTGGAGACCGGCCAAACCTTTGAGCGAGAGGCCATCCGAGAATGGTTTGATCAGGGAAACAAAACATGCCCTGTTTCAGGAAAAACTTTAGCATGTTCAACCGTGCCACTTACCAACTCTATTTTGAAGCTTGTCATTGATAGTTGGAAATTGGTGAAAGAATAA
- the LOC118049786 gene encoding uncharacterized protein isoform X2 translates to MATSLEELLAKEGFRAGRSGTRARPAFKGEAASMPRYPPGDQGKKDSPSGPSISRIKTERTRSDVTRYTLRGESPVSNSSLSRRPRDDLVRREKLDSRLKTELRCRGSKDVQEDKTLNSDTLEDVKGSEIVEVGVEEDGRFKDIYSDKAYYSERKERSSKGNGSSERYKERKGKDKKVTERRGSNSNEKLLKYTGLSNNNRKSMGQVEEAHESSVRGSKNANGFEDGRRTKNEKSAPAVPEIALDEVAVKAVTSILNGYTKRFLKDAEFRTTLRRNCFSSLAFIETEEGDSVESMAKANLEQAVATVEKVSEAAARANDLKTAALQLSVITGLNSNDLKDEFTSGTPNSRLSACAHIYLSVIYKLQKKDKASARHLLQVFCDSPFLARTLLLSELWNYLLFPHLSHLKTWYKQEADALFRKPSKITKLKFLAKVYNETLDSCTYQFAAYYKDWLTEGVEAPSIPSVDIPFTSQQGGSRDHSSGPASPSAPFSPQPTVSKKLYDAVFGRSSKPRVHEAEDNGKAENFNNGAHTSGSSPIEIKHTVTISFKMVTYPGQDIENHSPEKLPDNTSIPGKGLLTASNEEWKLVEVSVSPGTDLNADTCNSSARQEPEGDTTHMLNSSSHTKENELALKTLAKSVFELQRTEDSGDPTVSDLSHSKKAINSDASSEVQGQMEFMNILMKDPFLIAFHTTLFALSPDSCLRIR, encoded by the exons ATGGCAACATCTTTGGAGGAGCTTCTTGCAAAGGAAGGGTTTAGAGCCGGAAGATCAGGGACAAGGGCAAGACCTGCATTCAAAGGAGAAGCTGCAAGTATGCCTCGTTACCCTCCTGGAGACCAAGGCAAAAAGGACTCTCCATCTGGTCCATCTATCAGCAGAATCAAGACTGAAAGGACAAGATCTGATGTCACTCGGTATACTTTGAGAGGAGAATCACCAGTAAGTAATAGTAGTTTAAGTAGGAGACCGAGGGATGATCTGGTTAGAAGAGAAAAACTAGATTCAAGATTGAAGACAGAACTTCGCTGCAGAGGTTCGAAAGATGTGCAGGAAGATAAGACTCTGAATTCTGACACATTGGAAGATGTCAAGGGGAGTGAGATTGTCGAGGTTGGTGTGGAAGAAGATGGGAGATTTAAGGATATATACTCTGATAAAGCATATTATTCAGAAAGAAAGGAGAGGTCATCGAAAGGTAACGGGAGCTCGGAGAGGTATAAAGAGAGGAAAGGGAAGGATAAGAAAGTAACTGAGAGGCGCGGCAGCAATTCTAATGAAAAATTGCTCAAATACACAGGACTGAGCAATAACAACAGGAAAAGTATGGGCCAGGTTGAGGAGGCTCATGAAAGTTCGGTTAGGGGCTCAAAGAATGCCAATGGCTTTGAAGATGGTCGGAGAACAAAGAATGAGAAAAGTGCACCAGCAGTTCCTGAAATTGCTCTTGATGAAGTTGCTGTTAAAGCAGTAACCTCCATCTTAAATGGTTATACCAAGCGTTTTCTTAAAGATGCAGAATTCCGAACCACTCTTCGTCGCAATTGTTTCTCTTCTCTTGCTTTTATCGAAACAGAAGAAGGCGACAGCGTTGAGAGCATGGCCAAGGCCAATCTTGAACAAGCTGTTGCAACAGTGGAAAAGGTTTCCGAGGCAGCTGCAAGGGCAAACGATTTGAAAACAGCTGCTTTGCAGCTTAGTGTGATCACAGGCTTGAACTCAAATGATCTGAAAGATGAATTTACATCAGGAACTCCAAATTCTAGGTTGTCAGCTTGTGCTCACATCTATCTCAGTGTGATTTATAAGCTACAAAAGAAGGACAAGGCTTCAGCTAGGCATCTTTTGCAAGTGTTCTGTGATTCTCCTTTTCTGGCAAGAACACTTTTGTTGTCTGAACTGTGGAACTATCTACTCTTCCCTCATCTTTCTCATCTGAAGACTTGGTACAAACAAGAGGCAGATGCTCTATTCAGGAAGCCAAGCAAGATTACGAAACTGAAGTTTCTTGCCAAAGTTTATAACGAAACTCTGGATTCCTGTACCTATCAATTTGCAGCTTACTACAAGGATTGGCTCACAGAGGGAGTTGAAGCTCCTTCTATTCCTTCTGTCGACATCCCTTTCACGTCACAGCAGGGGGGTTCACGGGATCATTCTTCAGGACCAGCTAGTCCGTCTGCTCCTTTCTCACCCCAGCCGACGGTGAGTAAGAAGCTATATGACGCTGTATTTGGCCGTTCAAGTAAACCTAGAGTTCATGAGGCTGAAGACAATGGGAAGGCAGAAAACTTCAATAATGGTGCACATACTTCTGGTTCTTCTCCTATAGAAATCAAACATACAGTGACGATCTCTTTCAAAATGGTTACATATCCTGGTCAAGATATAGAGAACCATTCCCCTGAGAAATTACCAGATAACACCTCCATTCCT GGTAAGGGGCTCTTAACAGCATCTAACGAAGAATGGAAATTGGTCGAAGTGAGTGTTTCACCAGGCACAGATCTTAATGCTGACACTTGCAACTCTAGTGCAAGGCAAGAACCTGAAGGAGATACTACTCATATGCTAAATTCATCTTCACATACCAAAGAAAACGAGCTAGCCCTCAAGACACTAGCAAAATCTGTTTTCGAACTACAACGAACTGAGGATTCTGGTGATCCCACTGTTTCAGACCTTTCACATTCCAAAAAG GCAATCAACTCAGACGCTTCTAGTGAAG TGCAGGGCCAAATGGAATTCATGAACATTTTGATGAAGGATCCATTTTTGATAGCGTTCCACACGACTTTATTTGCCCTCTCACCGGACAGTTGTTTGAGGATCCGGTGA